The proteins below are encoded in one region of Prevotella melaninogenica ATCC 25845:
- a CDS encoding glycoside hydrolase family 71/99-like protein, translating into MKLKSVFTFAAVSGLLFASCADSYEGAPKKPEGSQQTTQVVPVAVTKSNTMQVYAHYMPWFETTTSNPKNEGKWGYHWTMKNCDPNKTDANGKRQIASHYYPQTGPYASGDEAVLDYQCLLMKYAGLDGVMVDWYGVNSDNSIALHKSNTEALFRALKRAGLKMSVVYEDRTLEGVTGKVGTVRQDLRYLAENFFKDDSYVKVEGRPLLLDFGPIQMESPKDWYRSFSILTTKPMFLVLEGKMGSVNNATYSDNAQGVYTWVNPNPNYAIAKDYKCFVGGAMPGFWDYYKEGEGGTGYQTYSTENGALFQRQLDAARQAGLKYLQISTWNDYGEGTTIEPTLEYGYKYLLMLQKFTGVSYQQADLELIYRWYQARVAQPNNAKVKEAYNALVQLKTGEAKALLDAVNGKN; encoded by the coding sequence ATGAAGTTGAAATCAGTATTTACATTTGCAGCTGTCTCAGGATTGCTTTTTGCGTCTTGTGCAGACAGCTATGAGGGTGCACCTAAGAAGCCTGAAGGCAGTCAGCAGACTACGCAAGTCGTGCCTGTTGCCGTTACGAAGTCAAACACTATGCAGGTGTATGCACATTATATGCCTTGGTTTGAGACGACCACATCCAACCCTAAGAACGAAGGAAAGTGGGGTTACCACTGGACAATGAAGAACTGTGACCCTAACAAGACCGATGCTAACGGCAAAAGACAGATAGCTTCACACTATTATCCACAGACGGGTCCTTATGCAAGTGGCGATGAGGCTGTGTTGGATTATCAGTGTTTGCTGATGAAATATGCTGGATTAGACGGTGTAATGGTCGACTGGTATGGCGTTAATAGTGATAATTCTATCGCCTTACATAAGTCGAATACTGAAGCACTCTTCCGTGCTTTGAAACGTGCAGGGCTCAAGATGAGTGTCGTTTATGAAGACAGAACACTCGAAGGAGTGACAGGTAAGGTTGGAACAGTACGTCAGGACTTACGTTATTTAGCTGAGAACTTCTTTAAAGATGATAGTTATGTGAAGGTTGAGGGTCGTCCATTGTTATTAGACTTCGGTCCTATTCAGATGGAATCGCCCAAAGACTGGTATCGTAGTTTCTCTATCCTCACTACAAAACCGATGTTTCTTGTACTGGAAGGAAAGATGGGTAGTGTCAATAATGCTACTTATTCAGACAATGCACAAGGTGTTTATACATGGGTGAATCCTAATCCTAACTATGCTATAGCTAAGGATTATAAGTGCTTTGTAGGCGGTGCTATGCCTGGTTTCTGGGACTATTACAAAGAAGGTGAGGGCGGTACAGGTTATCAAACCTACAGTACTGAGAACGGAGCGTTGTTCCAGCGACAGCTTGATGCAGCCCGACAGGCAGGTTTGAAGTATCTGCAAATAAGCACATGGAACGACTATGGCGAGGGAACTACTATCGAACCAACCTTGGAGTATGGGTATAAATACCTCCTCATGTTGCAGAAGTTCACAGGTGTAAGCTATCAGCAAGCCGACTTAGAACTTATCTATCGCTGGTATCAAGCACGTGTTGCACAACCTAATAATGCGAAGGTAAAGGAGGCATATAACGCCCTTGTACAATTGAAGACAGGTGAGGCGAAAGCCTTACTTGATGCTGTTAATGGTAAGAATTAA
- a CDS encoding RagB/SusD family nutrient uptake outer membrane protein translates to MKRLNISISNVLPGRKAWLGVGLLLAMASCTDLNEQLYDKVSQDDYGKTSSEVATIVGGAYATLRGYGSGTPEGAGIICYPTCEYVFFTQECSSDEACIPTRGTDWYDGGRYQQFQRHNWDAKNSGILSVWRYNFTGVSKVNAIIYQVEQSGLTTEDKQKVEAELRGLRAYYYYNLLDCFGNVPVVTDFTQKELPTNTPRKDVFAFIEKELKEIIPLLPTGITYGRFTQNVANTLLARLYLNAEVFTGTARWQDCLDACNKVQGYSLTANYKASFAIQNEKSPEIIFAIPYDHKQGTVGNYLASMTYHYNQKLAFDPAGVYQWCGNGICAQPGLYSSFDAKDVRRQSLLIGQQYSAKDGSEVLMDDGSPLNYTEEIDNFTDAAKNAGARLNKYEWSANDSWERDNDWVLMRYAEILMMQAECNFRLGYTSTALTYINQIRKRAGLDDLTTLTLDDLDTEWKHEFVFENLRRTTNIRFGTYFKAWWEKPADPADKHTGIYPIPQEELSKNPNLKQNPGYES, encoded by the coding sequence ATGAAACGATTGAATATTAGCATATCAAATGTCCTTCCTGGACGGAAGGCTTGGTTAGGAGTAGGACTGCTCTTGGCAATGGCTTCCTGTACTGACCTTAACGAACAACTCTACGATAAGGTGTCGCAGGATGACTATGGCAAGACTTCTTCTGAGGTAGCAACCATCGTTGGAGGTGCTTACGCTACCCTCCGAGGCTATGGTTCTGGTACTCCTGAGGGCGCAGGTATCATCTGTTATCCTACTTGTGAGTATGTATTCTTCACACAGGAGTGCTCAAGTGATGAAGCATGTATACCAACCCGTGGTACAGACTGGTATGATGGCGGTCGCTATCAGCAGTTCCAACGCCACAACTGGGATGCTAAGAACTCTGGTATCCTCTCTGTTTGGCGATATAACTTCACTGGTGTTTCTAAGGTGAATGCCATTATCTATCAGGTAGAACAGAGTGGACTGACGACAGAGGATAAGCAGAAAGTGGAAGCAGAGTTGCGTGGCTTGCGTGCTTACTACTATTACAACCTGCTCGACTGCTTTGGAAACGTACCTGTTGTGACCGACTTCACGCAGAAGGAACTCCCAACGAATACTCCGCGTAAGGATGTCTTTGCCTTCATTGAGAAGGAACTCAAGGAGATTATCCCACTCTTGCCTACTGGCATTACCTACGGTCGTTTTACCCAGAACGTAGCCAATACGCTCTTGGCACGACTCTATCTTAATGCCGAGGTGTTTACTGGTACGGCTCGTTGGCAGGACTGTCTTGATGCTTGTAATAAGGTTCAAGGCTATTCGCTGACTGCAAATTATAAGGCAAGTTTCGCTATTCAGAACGAGAAATCTCCTGAAATCATCTTTGCAATACCTTACGATCACAAGCAGGGAACTGTAGGTAACTATCTTGCAAGTATGACCTACCACTATAACCAGAAGTTGGCTTTCGACCCAGCCGGCGTTTATCAGTGGTGTGGTAATGGTATCTGCGCACAGCCTGGACTCTACTCATCATTCGATGCGAAGGATGTACGTCGCCAAAGTCTGCTCATCGGTCAGCAATACAGTGCTAAGGATGGTTCTGAAGTACTGATGGATGATGGCTCACCATTGAACTATACGGAGGAAATAGACAACTTCACCGATGCTGCTAAGAATGCTGGTGCACGTCTGAATAAGTACGAATGGAGTGCTAATGACTCTTGGGAGCGCGACAACGACTGGGTACTAATGCGCTATGCAGAGATTTTGATGATGCAAGCAGAGTGTAACTTCCGTTTGGGTTACACCTCAACAGCACTCACTTATATCAATCAGATTCGTAAGCGTGCAGGCCTTGACGACCTCACAACGCTCACCCTCGACGATCTTGACACAGAGTGGAAGCACGAGTTTGTATTTGAGAATCTGCGCCGTACAACCAACATCCGCTTTGGAACTTACTTCAAAGCGTGGTGGGAGAAGCCAGCCGATCCTGCCGACAAGCATACAGGTATCTATCCAATTCCACAAGAGGAGTTGAGCAAGAACCCTAACTTAAAGCAGAATCCTGGTTACGAAAGTTAA